GAGTAAGCAGATTCCTGAAGATGTTTTCAACAAACCTCAACACGGGAATGGGGTTTGGGCTCCTTCCATTCGTTATCACAATGGAGAATTTTATATTTTTTATCCCGATCCCGATTATGGCATATACATGGTTAAGGCCAAAAATCCTGCAGGGCCCTGGGATCCTCCTGTTCTGATCAAGGATGGGAAAGGACTGATTGACCCCTGTCCGTTGTGGGATGATGATGGCAATGCATACCTGGTTCATGCATGGGCCGGGAGCAGGGCTGGTATCAAAAGTATCATCACCATTAACCGCATGAACAATGAAGGGACCAAAGTCCTGGATGATGGTGTCCTTGTTTTTGACGGGCATAGCCATTATCCAACGATTGAAGGACCTAAGATTTACAAGCGCAATGGCTATTATTATATTTTTGCTCCTGCAGGAGGGGTGGAAACGGGTTGGCAGTCGGTCTTGCGTTCCAAAAATATTTATGGCCCTTATGAAGACCGCATTGTAATGGATCAGGGGAAGACCCCGGTTAATGGACCTCATCAGGGAGCTTGGGTAGAGCTGGCTTCGGGGGAATCCTGGTTTTTACATTTTCAGGATAAAGGGGCTTATGGCCGTATTTTGCACCTCCAACCGATGAAATGGTTAAACGACTGGCCGGTAATTGGTATTGATAAAAATGGCGACGGGAAAGGTGAGCCTGTGCTGAGCTTTAAAAAACCCAATGTTGGGAAAACTTATCCTAAGGCAACTCCATTGACTTCTGATGAATTTAATTCCAATTCTCTTGGGCTTCAATGGCAATGGCATGCCAATCCTCAGGCAACCTGGGCCTTTCCGGTTGGTAATCAGGGCTATTTAAGGTTGTTCTCATACCCATTGCCTGAAGGATATACCAATTTCTGGGATGTACCCAATCTGCTTTTACAAAAATTTCCTGCCCCTGAATTTACCGCTACAACCAAGCTTACCTTCACCCCAAATTTTGAGGGCGAAAAGACCGGTTTGATTATTATGGGAATGAATTATGCTTATCTGGCTGTAACCAATCAAAAGGGCAAATTATACGTTTCGCAGACTGCCTGTACCAATGCGGACAAGCAGGGCAAGGAAATTGAGACAGAAAAGATATTACTGCCGGATAATACGTTTTATTTGAGGGTAAAAGTTGAAAAAGAAGCAAAATGTACTTTTAGCTACAGCGCTGATGGAAAACGTTTTACTTCTTTGGGCGATCCCTTTACTGCCCTGAAAGGTAAATGGATAGGGGCAAAAGTCGGCATTTTCTGCGTTCGCAGTGGCAAATTTAATGATGCGGGTTATGCTGACTTCGATTGGTTTAGAATTGAATAAAAAATACATGATCATTGACCGAAATAAAGTAAATAGATAAAATATCAATAATATAAATTAAAAAATATATGAAGTCAAGGTTGAAATCAATCCTCGTAATATCCTTGGGGGTATTGTCGACTGTTCCAGGTTTGGCCCAGTTTAGCGGGGATAAAGTCCCATTTGATATGCCGGAGGTTAAAGTTCCTGTCTTTAAAACCGATACATTTAATGTAAAGGATTATGGAGCAGAGAATGACGGGATAACACTCAACACAAAAGCATTTGCCAAAGCTATAGATGCTTGTTCGGCAGCAGGTGGCGGAGTAGTCCTTATTCCTGAAGGCTGTTGGCTGACCGGGCCAATTGTTCTGAAAAGCAATGTAAATCTTCATACCACCCGGGGAACCCTGGTGAAGTTCAGCAGGAATTTTGATGATTATCCCATCGTTCAGGCTGCTTATGAAGGCATTATGATGATGCGCTGTGCTTCGCCTGTGAGCGGAAAGAACCTGCAAAATGTTGCAATCACGGGATATGGGATTTTTGAGGGATCTGGTGATGCCTGGAGGTCCGTAAAAAGAGAAAAGCTTACTCCCGGCGATTGGAAGAGTCTGATCACTTCAGGGGGAATTCTTTCTGAAGACAAGAATACGTGGTATCCCAGTAAAAAATATTTGAAAGGCAATGCTTATCCTTCCGGTTATCTTGGCCCCAATGCCACGATTAAAGATTATGAAGCAATTAAAGATTTTCTGCGTCCGGTTATGGTTAGTT
This genomic stretch from Bacteroidota bacterium harbors:
- a CDS encoding glycoside hydrolase 43 family protein, encoding MIEIKRKNFKVREKVFILLSILLSFSTFSLRAQESTLSKVWVPDNGNGTYKNPVICADYSDPDAIRVGDDFYLTASSFNCVPGLPILHSKDLVNWEIIGYALSKQIPEDVFNKPQHGNGVWAPSIRYHNGEFYIFYPDPDYGIYMVKAKNPAGPWDPPVLIKDGKGLIDPCPLWDDDGNAYLVHAWAGSRAGIKSIITINRMNNEGTKVLDDGVLVFDGHSHYPTIEGPKIYKRNGYYYIFAPAGGVETGWQSVLRSKNIYGPYEDRIVMDQGKTPVNGPHQGAWVELASGESWFLHFQDKGAYGRILHLQPMKWLNDWPVIGIDKNGDGKGEPVLSFKKPNVGKTYPKATPLTSDEFNSNSLGLQWQWHANPQATWAFPVGNQGYLRLFSYPLPEGYTNFWDVPNLLLQKFPAPEFTATTKLTFTPNFEGEKTGLIIMGMNYAYLAVTNQKGKLYVSQTACTNADKQGKEIETEKILLPDNTFYLRVKVEKEAKCTFSYSADGKRFTSLGDPFTALKGKWIGAKVGIFCVRSGKFNDAGYADFDWFRIE